A genomic window from Halobaculum sp. MBLA0147 includes:
- a CDS encoding PAS domain S-box protein, with protein sequence MNLTEPSEASPRREPIDVLHVDDRPQVRGLLAEQLDRLGDEFSVRTVGSAAAAREVLETESVDCVVSDYEMPDGTGLDLLETVRDEYGSLPFVLYTAHGSEEIASEAISRGVDDYVQKRTGGNTAEMLVNRIRNAVDRHRAETDYREIFAKTADGIALHDPESGAIVDANDRYCELVGRERDAVVGETPTAFTADHPERSDDWLAAVVRGEAYGVDGESERPDAERERVNDGEELGDRDHAVEGDRDEELEWYVARPDGEVVVTEVRLAEARIGGRDLVLASARPVTEREQSQRWLRSVVERTDHAVFVKNVDGEYELVNEAAAEAVDSTREEMLGATDRELFGSEEGDRIRRRDERVLDGESVSYDRHLQTDDGERFFRNEKYPLAGPTGEVEGLVGISTDRTETERHERALRALHGVATELGSHESVAAVCEQTVETAEQILAFSHCCLNLADDGSLVPATCSSDLSSETVERVAADEGVVGRVYTSGETAVTADTAADDDALKPDRYGSALTVPIGDHGVLQAVAEETDAFDERDAELAEILANHARVALDRLDREATLERQNERLEEITAVVSHDLQSPLNVASGRLDLAREECDSEHLDDVATALDRSQELIDGLLELTSGGTADRDTEAIELATAAEAAWVTVGGDDAHLVVETDATLRASSSRLRQLLENLFGNAVEHGGPTVTVTVERTGDGFAVSDDGPGIPADEREAVLDAGYSTARDGTGLGLSIVRDVAREHGWTVAVGESDDGGARIEVGGVWG encoded by the coding sequence GTCGGTCGACTGTGTCGTCTCGGACTACGAGATGCCCGACGGGACAGGGCTCGATCTGTTGGAGACGGTTCGCGACGAGTACGGCTCGCTCCCGTTCGTGTTGTACACCGCTCACGGGAGCGAGGAGATCGCCAGCGAGGCGATCTCGCGGGGTGTCGACGACTACGTGCAGAAGCGGACCGGCGGCAACACCGCGGAGATGCTCGTCAACCGGATCAGGAACGCGGTGGATCGCCACCGCGCGGAGACTGACTACCGCGAGATCTTCGCGAAGACCGCCGACGGGATCGCACTCCACGACCCCGAGAGCGGGGCGATCGTCGACGCGAACGATCGCTACTGTGAACTCGTCGGCCGCGAGCGAGACGCAGTCGTCGGCGAGACACCCACGGCGTTCACCGCCGATCACCCGGAGCGATCCGACGACTGGCTCGCGGCCGTCGTCCGCGGTGAAGCGTACGGGGTTGACGGCGAGAGCGAGCGACCAGACGCCGAGAGAGAACGAGTGAACGACGGGGAGGAACTGGGAGACCGCGACCACGCGGTCGAGGGCGACCGAGACGAGGAGTTGGAGTGGTACGTCGCGCGACCGGACGGCGAGGTGGTCGTCACGGAAGTCCGCCTCGCGGAGGCACGGATCGGGGGCCGCGACCTCGTCTTGGCCTCGGCGCGGCCGGTGACGGAGCGCGAGCAGAGCCAGCGGTGGCTGCGGTCGGTCGTCGAGCGGACGGACCACGCCGTCTTCGTGAAGAACGTCGACGGCGAGTACGAGTTGGTCAACGAGGCCGCGGCGGAGGCGGTCGACTCGACACGCGAGGAGATGCTCGGGGCGACGGACCGCGAGCTGTTCGGATCCGAGGAGGGCGACAGGATCCGTCGCCGGGACGAGCGCGTGCTCGACGGCGAGTCCGTCTCGTACGACCGTCACCTGCAGACCGACGACGGGGAGCGGTTCTTCCGCAACGAGAAGTACCCGCTGGCGGGGCCGACCGGCGAGGTCGAGGGGCTCGTCGGGATCAGTACCGACCGGACGGAGACCGAACGCCACGAGCGAGCACTGCGGGCGCTCCACGGCGTCGCCACGGAACTCGGCTCCCACGAGTCCGTCGCCGCCGTCTGCGAGCAGACGGTCGAGACGGCCGAGCAGATCCTCGCGTTCAGCCACTGTTGTCTCAATCTCGCCGACGACGGCTCACTCGTGCCGGCGACTTGTTCGTCGGACCTCTCGTCGGAGACCGTCGAACGCGTCGCCGCCGACGAGGGGGTCGTCGGACGCGTCTACACGAGCGGCGAGACGGCCGTGACGGCCGACACGGCGGCAGACGACGACGCGCTGAAGCCCGACCGGTACGGCTCCGCGCTGACGGTCCCGATCGGCGACCACGGGGTCCTCCAAGCCGTCGCGGAGGAGACGGACGCCTTCGACGAGCGAGACGCGGAGTTGGCGGAGATCCTCGCGAATCACGCCCGTGTCGCCTTGGACCGACTCGACCGCGAGGCGACGCTGGAACGACAGAACGAACGCCTCGAAGAGATCACGGCCGTCGTCTCGCACGATCTCCAGAGCCCGCTGAACGTCGCCAGCGGTCGCCTGGACCTGGCTCGCGAGGAGTGTGACAGCGAGCACCTCGACGACGTGGCGACGGCACTCGACCGGAGTCAGGAGTTGATCGACGGGCTCCTCGAGCTCACGAGTGGGGGAACCGCCGACCGAGACACCGAGGCGATCGAACTCGCGACCGCCGCAGAGGCAGCCTGGGTGACCGTCGGCGGCGACGACGCACACCTCGTCGTCGAGACGGACGCGACGCTGCGAGCGTCGTCGTCCCGGCTCCGACAGTTACTCGAGAACCTGTTCGGCAACGCCGTCGAACACGGTGGACCGACGGTCACCGTCACGGTCGAGCGGACCGGCGACGGCTTCGCCGTGAGCGACGACGGTCCCGGCATCCCCGCAGACGAGCGCGAGGCGGTGCTCGACGCAGGGTACTCGACGGCTCGCGACGGGACCGGGCTCGGGCTCTCGATCGTCCGCGACGTGGCCCGCGAACACGGGTGGACGGTCGCCGTCGGCGAGAGCGACGACGGCGGCGCACGGATCGAGGTCGGCGGCGTCTGGGGGTGA